A single window of Plasmodium reichenowi strain SY57 chromosome 14, whole genome shotgun sequence DNA harbors:
- a CDS encoding U6 snRNA-associated Sm-like protein LSm5, putative, with protein MATISGSETFLPLALMDKCIGSKIWIMMKGDKEIVGKLVGFDEYVNMVLEDVTEYTYANNVKKVNKIKKLLLNGLNITIMVPGGTPVNYYDYEEKLEDNIA; from the exons ATGGCTACAATTAGTGGGTCAGAAACATTTTTACCCTTGGCTTTAATGGATAAGTGTATtg GAAGTAAAATATGGATAATGATGAAAGGCGATAAAGAAATTGTAGGTAAATTGGTTGGATTCGATgaatatgtaaatatg gtaTTAGAAGATGTTACAGAATACACGTACGCAAATAATGttaaaaaagtaaataaaattaaaaaattattattaaatggATTAAATATAACTATTATGGTTCCAGGAGGAACTCCAGtgaattattatgattacGAAGA
- a CDS encoding hypothetical protein (conserved Plasmodium protein, unknown function) → MFNVFSAAFLDNNNINKNDNVLGKTILTNANNENERTKNLALKDRLATVRNVQNILNKKNINKTDENDEKKTLNNNFKTNTGIENTKPTIINESTFNRFKNYSSVVNEKQNEELEKKLKKRKRRKKHVILMERMKQKEREKRKQRKMEQDQNGEEQYDDEEHEEEGEDDNDDEYDRQNNEQEDHFEDEDYYAEIDHNNNNNNNNNNNINNRSFKFNRSSKNKYDENDFNNHKKDKGDDEEYEDDDEENDDGYDEDGGGSYKYNNNNSKDDNTFNKKNYHSSGNTNNTFRHTTSSNNNHMNDNSNSQQNMKPKRKRRKKKEMEEYRARLLKEKMHQQNSLSSILNKTNSFNKNDNNSTQEEIKVKRRRGRPKASEVAAINIMNDKLKQNDIRKYYSKNSDNGFMKKNSMNEKNKEQQNNEANTNVFKIIKSSIQENSSFMKKSPNEIVELEKNYKNNIKKGVTCIPLNYQSKGGAMAIILIGTDTTYGPVKNSYGFMTFLVLDCHTNNFFIDTGIKNNVIECEKHMQLLISPGDMYMFKNQSHEMEARLLLIVCNKMNQPFDVKMHIKDPQMNNEK, encoded by the coding sequence atgttTAACGTTTTTTCAGCAGCTTTtttagataataataatataaataaaaatgataatgtTCTAGGAAAAACAATTTTAACAAATGcaaataatgaaaatgaaagaacaaaaaatttaGCATTAAAAGACCGATTAGCTACTGTAAGAAATGTTcagaatatattaaataagaaaaatataaataagacAGATGAAAAcgatgaaaaaaaaactttaaataataattttaaaacaaataCTGGAATAGAAAATACTAAACCAACAATAATTAACGAAAGCACCTTTAATcgttttaaaaattattccAGTGTGGTAaatgaaaaacaaaatgaagagttggaaaaaaaattaaagaaaagaaaaagaaggaAAAAACATGTCATTTTAATGGAAAGAATGAAACAAAAGGAAAgggaaaaaagaaaacaaagAAAAATGGAACAAGATCAAAATGGAGAGGAACaatatgatgatgaagaacATGAAGAGGAGGGTGAGGATGATAATGACGATGAATATGATAGACAAAATAATGAACAGGAAGACCATTTTGAGGATGAAGATTATTATGCTGAAATTGATCataacaacaacaacaataataataataataataatattaataatagatcttttaaatttaataggtcatcaaaaaataaatatgatgaaaatgattttaataatcataaaaaagataaaggagatgatgaagaatatgaagacgatgatgaagaaaatgatgatgGTTATGATGAAGATGGTGGAGGatcttataaatataacaataataattcaaaagatgataatacattcaataaaaaaaattatcattcCTCAGGGAATACAAACAATACATTTAGACATACAACTTCcagtaataataatcatatgaatgataattcaaatagtcaacaaaatatgaagcccaaaagaaaaaggagaaagaaaaaagaaatggAAGAATATAGAGCACGcttattaaaagaaaaaatgcATCAACAAAATTCATTGAGCAGTATTTTAAACAAAACTAATagttttaataaaaatgataataatagtacacaagaagaaattaaagtaaaaagaagaagagGTAGACCTAAAGCAAGTGAAGTAGCTgctattaatattatgaatgataaattaaaacaaaatgatataagaaaatattatagCAAAAATAGTGATAATGgatttatgaaaaaaaatagtatgaacgaaaaaaataaagaacaACAAAATAACGAAGCAAATACTaatgtttttaaaattattaaaagttCAATACAAGAaaattcttcttttatgaaaaaatcACCAAATGAAATTGTagaattagaaaaaaattataaaaataatataaaaaaaggagTGACATGTATACCTTTAAATTATCAAAGCAAAGGTGGTGCAATGGctattatattaataggAACAGATACTACATATGGACCTGTAAAAAATTCCTATGGTTTTATGACTTTTCTTGTATTAGATTGTCatacaaataatttttttattgatACAGGAATTAAAAATAACGTTATAGAATGTGAAAAACATATGCAACTTTTAATAAGTCCAGGTGATATGTACATGTTTAAAAATCAAAGTCACGAAATGGAAGCaagattattattaattgtttgtaataaaatgaatCAACCGTTTGACGTAAAAATGCATATAAAAGACCCACAAATGAacaatgaaaaataa
- a CDS encoding serine/threonine protein kinase, which produces MSKTEYDILSLVNAVEEFSKYCSEYKKRHLTNYIQSYSINNQINNNEEVIFKTTLQDFMNKVNMLGNNILQIEKINKCQIPENILYEKNGNKMIYDPKHYNEDKLNNENILEDKNKRNICEHIKSINDKNFVQNNDYGKNIKIINNINEQNLLMQAKNDYINISENSYMRKISTEYTSSDRSSEDNVLLHNINNVLVKYVSGLDYTLNIRRISRKNLIQEIKQFYIIHNSNIQLNDYSTYLSDEVINILKQKKDNIKCLDKNNLFIIEKNDDFYKNNFLPFFYIPCNYLFIKNYCNDNERCLETTYDTNDEKNSTTENSYILSSPNHMYNTNTNSYNSHSNSIIARNTSSNKCNSPIFGINERNSSPNFGIFNESIKNDKDQYNMDPNYLIMRYNLNEEVHIKDDRVINSPNNIKSMNDNRYNSPNFNIEHIHINNNDTQINNYDIYDINNMDGKKNNLNSNTSDFYQSISDFYKNNEKNLICQEQNNNNTYMQKCAFFLNSNETNVLTNNKNHHKSGKNLISLCFDDELSSAITINNDSSLNKGIYNEFNNSEKDIVEDICNTTNYNDINMEHMNTYQNDERKWMDEYCNGDYNLFRSKQLKKKKELLLSCISYNEKENKYKDQDNMINVEINNDTKIKNILYDTGNISFDENIGINNHYNTINLKVIYEANKSEYGNNERLNFIKGQIILNKYKVVKVLSKTQFSTTLKCLNLLYKKVKTDTQVFLPYCHKYMKEDSEITHDKKENNYDKFVNLNTIKKKNENYNRQHDIKNNLHDNKHQIRNNKKKVEPKYVCLKVMKNGKQFLDQGLLELMVLNILCNENTNNNLSNKNIIQLYDSFYYKEHLIIVTEYMQSDLYNYFIRKGKLGTLGQLQILTKNLLEGLAYIHSKNLIHCDLKPENIMINMKKNKKNHEKGKYNKVNQNGDNIYNDTIEPHILNSSNINISNLEKKNIIAYPSFDQTFIENKDTQYDNNEKTSNVLYDIDKSYNNNVKNMIDNNLYCNNIKNIDNNNNNNNNFPHNNINIYNTKQFDKIKIIDFNSCIYESDKLEMYIQTRSYRSPEVLLQQNYDRKIDIWSLGCILFEFITKKILFDYQNIYRFIYSIVSYIGPFPFYMINNCRIPHIFTKHGLIILKKFTTDNMYENYIKEEQLNQEDDEEIVFNSNDFFRLNKKDNIITKDLLKNKNPNISIPRKRNNNNNNNEVYYDVCYPSDNLLKNNFQISDTLFVDFLSSLLQIDPSKRFNAMEALKHPWLQPNLYKDGL; this is translated from the coding sequence ATGAGTAAGACAGAATATGATATTCTTTCACTTGTAAATGCAGTTGAAGAATTTAGCAAATATTGTTCAGAATATAAGAAGAGACATCTAACGAATTATATACAATCTTATTCTATTAACAACCAAATTAATAACAATGAAGAGGtaatatttaaaacaaCATTACAAGATTTTATGAACAAGGTTAATATGTTaggtaataatattttgcaaattgaaaaaataaataaatgtcAGATACCTgagaatatattatatgaaaaaaatggaaataaaatgatatatgATCCAAAACATTACAATGAAGacaaattaaataatgaaaatatattggaagataaaaataaaagaaatatttgCGAACACATAAAATCAATAAATGACAAAAACTTTgtacaaaataatgattatggaaaaaatataaaaataattaataatataaatgaacaaaatttattaatgcAAGCtaaaaatgattatatCAACATTTCTGAAAATTCGTATATGAGGAAAATATCCACTGAATATACTTCATCAGACAGAAGCAGTGAAGATAATGTATTATTgcataatataaataatgtgCTTGTGAAATATGTAAGTGGATTAGATTATACACTAAATATTAGAAGAATATcaagaaaaaatttaatccaagaaattaaacaattttatattatacataatagtaatattcAATTAAATGATTATTCTACATATCTAAGTGATGaagtaataaatattctgaaacaaaaaaaagataatataaaatgtttagataaaaataatctctttattatagaaaaaaatgatgatttttataaaaacaattttttgccttttttttatattccttgtaattatttatttataaaaaattattgtaatgataatgaaaGATGCTTGGAAACAACCTATGATacaaatgatgaaaaaaattctaCAACAGAaaattcttatatattatcatctcctaatcatatgtataataCAAATACGAATAGTTATAATTCACATTCAAATAGTATAATAGCTAGAAATACTTCTTCAAATAAATGTAACTCACCTATTTTTGGAATTAATGAACGAAATTCATCACCTAACTTTGGAATATTCAATGAAAGTATCAAAAACGATAAGGatcaatataatatggATCCTAATTATTTAATCATGAGATATAATTTAAACGAAGAAGTACATATTAAAGATGATAGAGTTATTAATTCTCcaaacaatataaaatctatgaatgataatagatataattcacctaattttaatatagagcatatacatattaataataatgatacacaaataaacaattatgatatttatgatataaataatatggatgGAAAGAAAAATAACCTTAATAGCAATACTAGCGATTTCTATCAATCCATAAGcgatttttataaaaataatgaaaagaatCTTATTTGCCAAGAAcaaaataacaataatacatatatgcAAAAATGCGCCTTTTTCTTAAATAGTAATGAAACTAATGTActaacaaataataaaaatcatCACAAGAGTGGAAAAAATCTAATTAGCTTATGCTTTGATGATGAATTATCAAGTGCTATAACAATAAACAACGATTCCTCATTAAATAAAGGAATATACAATGAATTTAATAACTCTGAAAAAGACATTGTCGAAGATATATGTAACACaacaaattataatgatataaatatggaACATATGAACACATATCAAAATGATGAAAGAAAATGGATGGATGAATATTGCAATGGAGACTATAATTTATTTAGATCGAAgcaattaaaaaagaaaaaagagTTACTGTTATCTTGCATATCTTATaatgaaaaggaaaataaatataaagatcaagataatatgataaatgttgaaataaataatgatacaaaaataaaaaacattttatatgaCACAGGCAATATTTCCtttgatgaaaatattggaattaataatcattataataCTATAAATTTAAAGGTTATATATGAAGCTAACAAAAGTGAATATGGAAATAATGAACGTTTGAATTTTATTAAAGGTcaaattattttgaataaatataaagtaGTCAAAGTTTTATCAAAAACACAATTTAGTACTACACTTAAATGCCtcaatttattatataaaaaagtaaaaacTGATACACAAGTATTCCTACCATATTgtcataaatatatgaaagaGGATTCAGAAATAACACatgataaaaaagaaaacaattatgataaatttgtaaatttaaatactataaaaaaaaaaaatgagaaTTATAATAGACAACatgatattaaaaataatttacatgataataaacaccaaataagaaataataaaaaaaaggtaGAACCTAAATATGTTTGTTTAAAAGTAATGAAAAATGGAAAACAATTTTTAGATCAGGGGTTGTTAGAACTTATGGTTTTAAATATACTATGTAAtgaaaatacaaataataatttatctaataaaaacattatacaattatatgattccttttattataaagaaCATTTAATTATAGTAACAGAATACATGCAAAgtgatttatataattatttcattaGGAAAGGAAAATTAGGAACTTTGGGTCAATTACAAATATTGACAAAAAACTTATTAGAAGGATTAGCATATATACATTCAAAGAATTTAATACATTGTGATTTAAAGCcagaaaatattatgataaatatgaaaaaaaataagaagaaCCATGAAAAGggtaaatataataaagttAATCAAAATGgagataatatatataacgATACAATTGAACCACATATTCTGAATTCgtcaaatataaatatctcaaatttagaaaaaaagaacataATTGCATATCCATCATTTGATCAAACATTTAttgaaaataaagatacacaatatgataataatgaaaagaCATCAAATGTGTTATATGATATTGATAAGTCATACAACaataatgtaaaaaatatgatagataataatttatattgtaataatataaaaaatattgataataataataataataataataattttccacataataatataaatatatataatactaaACAGTTCGACAAGATCAAAATAATCGATTTTAATAGTTGTATATATGAAAGCGATAAATTAGAAATGTATATACAAACTCGATCTTATAGATCACCTGAAGTTTTATTACAACAAAACTATGATAGGAAAATTGATATATGGAGTTTAGgatgtatattatttgaatttataacaaaaaaaatattatttgattatcaaaatatttatcgttttatatattcaattGTTTCTTATATTGGGCCCTTCCCCTTctatatgataaataacTGTAGGATACCACATATCTTTACAAAACACGgattaataatattaaaaaagttTACGACAGATAATATGTACgagaattatataaaagaagaacAATTAAATCAAgaagatgatgaagaaattGTTTTTAATTCTAATGATTTCTTTCgtttaaataaaaaagataatatcattacaaaagatttattaaaaaataaaaatccAAATATATCCATTCCAAGAAAACGTAACAATaacaataacaataatgaGGTTTATTATGATGTATGTTATCCAAGTGACAacttattaaaaaataattttcaaATAAGTGACACATTATTTGTTGATTTTCTTTCATCCTTGTTACAAATAGATCCCTCTAAAAGGTTTAATGCTATGGAAGCCTTAAAGCATCCATGGCTTCAGCCAAATTTGTATAAAGACggtttataa
- a CDS encoding hypothetical protein (conserved Plasmodium protein, unknown function), which produces MRKLLSTAIMDLKKIKGNNFESKHCNDNLKSLIIKNIHKFENDEILKIIEKYNEKNYKDTKILKCSYDVFKNNVHRYSFDQINKIIRLYNISEIYDIHFNTSVFNYIIKRLDAIPPYVVVNVFHNLIRSGLRDYNNINLIKVYFIKNIDKFNNLDLTIILSSFTILQEELLKKLPNVNNKDVSFNICDTKKDHSLSSEALYDYMDIFKIILNKIEKDKNIHENLSVVNSVLILNMLSRINFCNYEIFKFFTKNYYKKLNDKDLEPHHFTLLLNSFAKCNIHINIMKYILKYMNNKNFINNLSYVNITNAVHYMAKFNYRNATFLNHLKDKVIEIIDIIPQREFSNIMWSLAKLHIKDDYFYYIAFQKIKQIIDVMDMMSVAQILDAMRRRKNVSNGQVIGATIKEKKNLENDISCPLRDIKDTTLNGQNIDYKNNIERNKYHNNEEKVKEKEINTTQTATQNKDLNYNIQSTYKTPQNNIISIEKNINTYNIISDDLEKNILHLLVNKYIKHIQHCSLHVLTQVPFCCLQLNYINSDIYYKSLEILRKKRNDMTTLNLIYAKYFLRIFIEKQEAHFQKLPRSLKQFAKEILNSDNN; this is translated from the exons ATGAGGAAGCTGTTAAGTACAGCTATTATGGActtgaagaaaataaaaggaaataatTTTGAATCGAAACATTGTAATGATAACTTAAAGTctttaattataaagaatatacataagtttgaaaatgatgaaattCTTAAAATTATCGAAAAATACAATgagaaaaattataaggataccaaaattttaaaatgtaGTTATgatgtttttaaaaacaatGTACATAGATATTCATTTgatcaaataaataaaattatacgtttatataatatatcagaaatttatgatattcattttaatacatcagtttttaattatattataaaaagattGGATGCGATCCCACCCTATGTAGTAGTCAATGTTTTTCATA aTTTAATTCGCTCAGGATTAAGAGattacaataatattaatttgataaaggtatattttattaaaaatatagacAAATTCAACAACCTTGACTTAACAATAATTTTAAGTTCATTTACCATATTGCAagaagaattattaaaaaaactTCCAAACgtaaataataaggatgtttcatttaatatatgtgataCGAAAAAAGATCATTCTTTAAGTTCTGAAGCATTATACGATTATATggatatatttaaaataattttaaataagatagagaaagataaaaatattcatgAAAACTTGAGTGTAGTAAATTCtgttttaatattaaatatgttgagtagaataaatttttgtaattacgaaatatttaaattttttacaaaaaactattataaaaaattaaatgataaagaTTTAGAACCTCATCATTTTACCTTGTTATTAAATTCATTTGCTAAATGTAATATACacattaatattatgaaatatatattaaaatatatgaataataaaaatttcattaataatttatcttatgtaaatattacTAACGCTGTTCATTATATGGctaaatttaattatagaaatgcaacatttttaaatcatTTGAAAGACAAAGTAATTGAAATAATTGATATCATTCCTCAGAGAGAATTTAGTAATATCATGTGGTCCTTAGCTAAATTACATATTAAAGAcgattatttttattacatagCTTTTCAAAAAATCAAACAAATTATTGACGTAATGGATATGATGTCTGTTGCTCAAATATTAGATGCCATgagaagaagaaaaaatgtatCAAATGGGCAAGTTATAGGTGCCACAATaaaggaaaagaaaaatttagaaaatgatataaGTTGTCCGTTGAGAGATATAAAGGACACAACATTAAATGGCCAAAATATTgattataagaataatatagaacgtaataaatatcataataatgaagaaaaagtaaaagaaaaagaaatcaATACAACACAAACAGCAACACAGAATAAAgatttaaattataatatacagTCGACATATAAAACCCcacaaaataatattatatcaattgaaaaaaatataaatacatataatataatatctgatgatttagaaaaaaatattttacatttattagtaaataaatacataaaacATATACAACATTGTTCACTTCATGTCTTAACACAAGTGCCATTTTGTTGCTTACAActtaattatattaatagtgatatatattataaatcaTTAGAAATTctaagaaaaaaaagaaatgataTGACAACTTtgaatttaatatatgcaaaatattttcttagAATTTTTATTGAAAAGCAAGAAGCACATTTTCAAAAATTACCTCGTTCCCTTAAGCAATTCGCTAAGGAAATTTTGAATTctgataataattaa